In Nicotiana tabacum cultivar K326 chromosome 17, ASM71507v2, whole genome shotgun sequence, one DNA window encodes the following:
- the LOC107779734 gene encoding uncharacterized protein LOC107779734, whose translation MGICSSCESTSIATAKLILQDGRLQEFPYPVKASYLLQRDPTIFICNSDEMEFGNVVSAISADEELQPGQLYFALPLSNLKRRLKAEEMAALAVKASSALNNCGGEKYGCRRKGSDLLVEKKGKEVNNNDSAVAELRRARSTGGSGRRGKFTARLSAIPE comes from the coding sequence ATGGGTATTTGCAGTTCGTGTGAATCTACATCTATTGCTACAGCAAAATTGATATTACAAGACGGAAGATTACAAGAGTTTCCATATCCAGTTAAAGCTTCATACTTATTACAAAGAGATCCAACAATATTCATATGTAATTCGGACGAAATGGAATTTGGAAATGTGGTTTCTGCAATTAGTGCTGACGAAGAGCTTCAACCGGGTCAACTTTATTTTGCTTTGCCTTTGAGCAATCTGAAACGGAGGCTTAAGGCTGAGGAAATGGCTGCATTAGCCGTTAAGGCTAGTTCTGCTTTGAACAATTGTGGTGGTGAAAAATACGGTTGTCGCCGTAAAGGTTCAGATTTATTAGTAGAGAAAAAGGGTAAAGAGGTAAATAATAATGATTCTGCGGTGGCGGAATTGAGAAGAGCGAGGAGTACTGGTGGTAGTGGGAGGAGAGGGAAGTTTACGGCAAGGTTAAGTGCAATACCTGAGTAG